A genomic stretch from Telmatocola sphagniphila includes:
- a CDS encoding CCA tRNA nucleotidyltransferase: MTEREFAIEVVQRLHDAGYESYWAGGCVRDQLLDLEPADYDVATAATPDQVKALFRRTVEVGLSFGVVEVLGPQKHKIQVATFRNDGNYSDGRRPDSVSFSSAEEDADRRDFTINGLFFDPLQNRVIDFVSGQKDLENRILRAIGKPRDRFREDKLRMLRAVRLAARFQLEIEPQTAEAIREMAPQIDVVSPERIAEEFRKMLVNAHRARAMDLLFELHLALPIFPEFSDPRFHREEVTEQLKRMTLSSFEVAFSLLFGFLRPVPSEKPSRKTPIHDLCRRLKLSNEERERIEWLVKNQDAFRNLASQPFSRYQPLVIHPGIQDLLELHKRNGLESDAQGAEAILRDYPPEKLNPVPLITGEDLLERNVPAGPKFKEILQTIRNQQLDKKLNDREEALRCLDKFITQ; this comes from the coding sequence ATGACCGAACGAGAATTTGCTATCGAAGTCGTCCAGAGGCTGCACGATGCGGGTTACGAATCGTACTGGGCGGGTGGCTGCGTCCGCGACCAGTTATTGGATCTGGAACCCGCGGACTACGATGTGGCCACCGCCGCCACGCCCGATCAGGTCAAAGCTTTATTTCGGCGAACGGTGGAAGTAGGCCTGAGCTTCGGCGTCGTCGAGGTGCTGGGGCCGCAGAAACATAAAATCCAGGTCGCCACATTTCGCAATGACGGCAACTATTCCGATGGCCGTCGACCCGACAGCGTGTCTTTCTCCTCCGCGGAGGAAGATGCCGATCGTCGGGATTTCACGATCAACGGTCTGTTTTTTGATCCCCTTCAAAATCGGGTCATCGATTTCGTCTCGGGCCAGAAGGATCTGGAAAATCGAATCCTCCGGGCGATTGGCAAACCCCGGGATCGCTTTCGCGAGGACAAGCTGCGAATGCTTCGCGCAGTTCGGCTAGCGGCTCGTTTCCAGTTGGAAATCGAACCGCAAACCGCAGAGGCCATTCGAGAAATGGCACCTCAGATAGATGTCGTCAGCCCTGAGAGAATAGCGGAAGAGTTCCGCAAGATGCTGGTGAATGCGCATCGGGCACGGGCTATGGATTTGTTGTTCGAACTTCATCTTGCTCTGCCGATTTTCCCAGAATTTTCCGATCCTCGTTTTCACAGAGAAGAAGTAACCGAGCAGTTGAAGCGGATGACTTTGTCGAGTTTCGAAGTCGCTTTTTCACTGCTCTTCGGCTTTCTACGGCCGGTCCCTTCCGAAAAGCCCAGCAGGAAAACTCCGATTCACGATCTGTGCCGACGCTTGAAGCTGTCGAATGAAGAGCGCGAACGGATCGAGTGGCTCGTCAAGAATCAGGACGCATTTCGGAATCTCGCTTCTCAACCTTTCAGCCGTTACCAACCACTTGTGATACACCCGGGGATTCAAGACCTCCTCGAACTGCACAAGCGGAATGGCCTGGAATCCGACGCTCAAGGGGCGGAAGCGATCCTGCGCGATTATCCGCCAGAGAAATTGAATCCGGTGCCCTTAATCACTGGGGAAGATCTTTTGGAACGGAATGTCCCGGCCGGCCCGAAGTTCAAGGAAATTTTGCAGACGATTCGCAACCAGCAACTGGATAAGAAATTGAACGATCGAGAGGAAGCCCTCCGTTGTTTGGATAAGTTCATTACCCAATAA
- a CDS encoding class I SAM-dependent methyltransferase yields the protein MNNFATCPLCQSASRIAFHKEGHPIRDCLRCQHRFCIISSLQEHVETVYDDSYFLGGGAGYANYLSEEKLLTERGSWYADLVRRYTKPGIMLDVGSAAGFLLKGFHQKGWTGSGLEPNPKMARLAFEKQGLSVNVGTLEDFAFTEQVDLVSMIQVLGHFVNPLKALHTAAEITKPGGLWLFESWNRDSLTARVFGEHWHEYSPPSVIQWFSPHELTRLAERFGFRQIGRGRTLKWINLGHAKSLLTYKLKDSAAGRLAGKALEFLNENWSVPYPSEDLFWAVYRKE from the coding sequence GTGAACAATTTCGCAACTTGTCCGCTCTGTCAATCGGCTAGTAGAATTGCTTTCCATAAAGAGGGTCATCCGATTCGGGATTGCCTTCGCTGCCAGCATCGTTTCTGCATCATCTCCTCCTTGCAAGAGCATGTGGAGACGGTTTACGACGATAGCTATTTCCTAGGGGGCGGAGCCGGGTATGCCAATTACCTCAGCGAGGAAAAGCTACTGACGGAACGGGGAAGTTGGTACGCCGATCTGGTCCGCCGATACACAAAACCGGGCATCATGCTGGATGTCGGGTCGGCAGCGGGTTTTCTGCTGAAAGGGTTCCATCAAAAGGGCTGGACCGGTAGCGGCCTGGAGCCGAATCCCAAGATGGCTCGCCTGGCTTTTGAGAAGCAGGGTTTAAGCGTTAACGTCGGCACTTTGGAAGATTTCGCATTCACCGAACAAGTCGATCTGGTTTCCATGATTCAAGTTCTCGGGCATTTCGTCAATCCTCTGAAAGCACTTCACACGGCCGCGGAAATCACCAAACCGGGAGGGCTTTGGCTGTTCGAAAGCTGGAATCGCGACAGTTTGACCGCGCGGGTTTTTGGTGAGCATTGGCACGAATACAGTCCTCCCAGCGTCATTCAGTGGTTTAGCCCCCACGAGTTGACCCGTTTGGCCGAGCGGTTTGGTTTCCGTCAGATAGGCCGCGGTCGAACGCTGAAGTGGATCAATCTCGGCCATGCCAAATCGCTACTGACTTACAAATTGAAAGATTCGGCCGCAGGACGCCTGGCCGGGAAAGCTTTGGAATTCCTGAACGAAAACTGGTCGGTTCCCTATCCGTCCGAGGATTTGTTCTGGGCAGTCTACCGTAAGGAATAA
- a CDS encoding 3-deoxy-7-phosphoheptulonate synthase: MASSQTDSGNRDSTERTSSTDDQRIGNIIPLPPPENLMRFFPIAGTAVEALVCQTRDSIRRILRQQSDRLLVVIGPCSIHDPAAAVEYAQRLSLLRKKLAADLEIVMRVYFEKPRTTVGWKGLINDPYMDGSFKINEGLRIARDLLIRVNQTGVPAGSEFLDTISPQYIGDLISWGAIGARTTESQVHRELASGLSAPIGFKNGTDGSIKIASDAILAAGQKHHFLSVHKNGQVAIVETTGNDDCHIILRGGKTPNYDSASVQAAAAALKQVGLPERLMIDFSHANSGKSHRKQVDVAADVAGQLKKGEKRIVGVMVESNLVEGRQDLKPGVPLVYGQSVTDACLGWEDSASLLETLAESVRARRTATST; encoded by the coding sequence ATGGCTTCGAGCCAAACAGATTCCGGAAATCGGGATAGCACCGAGCGAACCTCTTCGACCGACGATCAACGAATAGGCAACATCATTCCGTTGCCGCCCCCCGAAAACCTTATGCGGTTTTTCCCGATCGCCGGTACGGCGGTGGAGGCTCTCGTTTGTCAGACTCGAGATTCCATAAGGCGCATACTGCGACAACAATCGGACCGGTTGCTGGTGGTCATCGGTCCCTGTTCCATTCACGATCCGGCCGCCGCGGTGGAGTATGCTCAACGGTTGAGCCTGCTCCGGAAAAAACTGGCAGCGGATCTCGAAATCGTCATGCGGGTTTACTTTGAGAAGCCGCGGACGACGGTGGGCTGGAAGGGGTTGATTAACGATCCCTACATGGATGGCAGTTTCAAGATCAACGAAGGGCTTCGAATTGCTCGAGATCTGTTGATCCGAGTGAACCAGACCGGGGTTCCGGCTGGCTCCGAATTTCTCGATACGATTTCTCCGCAATATATTGGCGATCTCATCAGCTGGGGCGCGATCGGTGCAAGAACCACCGAGTCGCAGGTTCATCGCGAACTGGCCTCGGGATTATCGGCTCCAATTGGCTTCAAAAACGGAACCGACGGCAGCATCAAAATCGCCTCGGACGCTATTCTAGCCGCTGGCCAGAAACATCATTTCCTCTCGGTGCACAAGAATGGCCAGGTGGCCATTGTCGAAACGACTGGCAATGACGACTGCCACATTATTTTACGGGGCGGCAAAACACCCAATTACGATTCAGCGAGCGTACAGGCAGCGGCCGCGGCTCTCAAACAGGTGGGATTGCCAGAAAGATTGATGATCGATTTTTCCCATGCCAATAGTGGCAAGTCCCATCGCAAGCAGGTCGATGTGGCGGCCGATGTGGCGGGGCAATTGAAAAAAGGCGAGAAACGCATCGTCGGCGTCATGGTGGAATCGAATCTCGTCGAAGGCCGGCAAGATTTGAAGCCGGGCGTTCCTTTAGTCTACGGGCAGAGCGTAACCGATGCCTGTCTGGGCTGGGAGGATTCCGCAAGCTTACTCGAGACGCTGGCCGAGTCGGTGCGAGCTCGTAGGACCGCCACGAGTACCTGA
- a CDS encoding serine/threonine protein kinase: MAAPATLDDLVKLIRKSGMVEEPRLDAYLDKLRTNGTMPTDVKKLAGSMVKDALITYFQAEQFMLGKWRGFTIGKYKLLERIGFGGMGQVFLCEHLYMKRRVAIKVLPPNKAEEPAALGRFYREARAAAALDHPNIVRTHDIDQDGNLHFLVMEYVDGSSLLEIVKKKGPMDVHRAINYTWQSVQALDHAFRVGVIHRDIKPGNILVDRFGMSKILDMGLARFYNTEDDMLTLKYDEKSVLGTADYVAPEQTVNSHDVDVRADIYSMGATFYFLLAGHPPFPDGTIANKLIAHQTKVPTPIRSIRPEVPEGVQAVLSKMMAKNINERYQTPAEVYEDLLPWISEQLIAPPEDELPSLSPAARESMGSSASISSTNLARQDSAILRADSSQRSGGLATLPPKQNVGGGSHAGTGGSDPNLSASNSAIRPPFFQPPPQPSSSGIGPSTISPPVSDPRGIGETKRMANSTEKTPQPSRVATRTPVSAQNPPSNPFVQPESKPGSGMLQIVAFIIFLFAVAIGVIWKFWNN; this comes from the coding sequence ATGGCTGCTCCAGCCACTTTGGATGATCTGGTTAAGCTAATTCGCAAGAGTGGTATGGTGGAGGAACCCCGTCTCGACGCTTATCTTGATAAGCTGCGCACCAACGGCACGATGCCGACTGATGTCAAAAAACTCGCCGGTTCGATGGTCAAAGATGCTTTGATCACCTATTTTCAGGCCGAGCAATTCATGCTGGGCAAATGGCGTGGATTCACGATTGGCAAATATAAACTTTTGGAGAGAATCGGTTTCGGTGGCATGGGCCAGGTCTTCCTCTGCGAGCACCTGTACATGAAACGCCGGGTAGCCATCAAAGTCCTGCCCCCCAATAAAGCCGAAGAACCCGCGGCTCTGGGCCGTTTTTATCGTGAAGCTCGGGCGGCAGCCGCTTTGGATCATCCCAATATCGTCCGCACCCACGACATCGATCAAGATGGCAATCTGCACTTTCTGGTCATGGAATATGTCGACGGTTCCAGCCTGCTGGAAATTGTGAAAAAGAAGGGGCCGATGGATGTTCATCGGGCCATCAACTACACTTGGCAATCGGTGCAGGCACTCGATCATGCCTTCCGAGTTGGCGTTATCCATCGCGATATTAAGCCAGGGAATATTCTGGTCGACCGATTCGGCATGTCCAAGATCCTCGATATGGGTCTGGCCCGATTTTATAACACCGAAGATGACATGCTGACCCTGAAATACGATGAAAAGAGCGTGTTGGGGACAGCGGATTACGTCGCACCCGAGCAAACGGTGAACAGCCACGATGTGGATGTTCGGGCCGACATTTACTCGATGGGCGCGACTTTCTACTTCCTCCTGGCCGGCCATCCCCCGTTCCCCGACGGGACGATCGCCAACAAGCTAATTGCGCATCAGACGAAGGTGCCGACTCCCATTCGAAGTATCCGACCCGAAGTGCCGGAAGGCGTTCAGGCGGTGCTGTCGAAGATGATGGCCAAGAATATCAACGAACGGTATCAGACGCCGGCCGAAGTGTACGAAGATTTGTTGCCTTGGATTTCCGAGCAGCTCATCGCGCCGCCGGAGGACGAACTTCCCTCACTCAGTCCGGCCGCTCGAGAGTCTATGGGTTCGAGTGCATCGATTTCCAGCACCAACCTGGCTCGTCAAGATTCTGCGATTCTTCGGGCCGATTCCAGTCAGCGTTCCGGCGGATTGGCAACCTTACCACCCAAACAAAATGTGGGGGGCGGCAGTCATGCCGGCACGGGTGGCAGCGATCCGAATCTTTCGGCCAGCAATTCGGCAATTCGTCCGCCGTTTTTCCAGCCGCCGCCGCAACCGTCTTCTTCGGGAATTGGGCCTTCGACGATTTCTCCACCAGTCTCCGATCCTCGCGGCATCGGCGAAACCAAGCGGATGGCAAACTCAACGGAGAAGACGCCTCAGCCTTCACGAGTTGCGACGCGAACGCCCGTATCGGCACAGAATCCTCCATCCAACCCGTTCGTGCAACCGGAGAGCAAACCAGGTTCGGGGATGCTGCAGATCGTAGCGTTTATTATCTTCCTGTTCGCCGTGGCGATCGGCGTAATCTGGAAGTTCTGGAATAATTAA
- a CDS encoding DMT family transporter: MPYIWMLTGSFAFALMATCVHRAGESYSWPIVAFSRSFCVMIFAGLAVWLGSAKFVVIGPRMLWIRSLAGSASLVCTFFALTHMQVANALTLTNTFPLWVAVLSWPLLRRLPHWTTWAALLLAVLGVLLVERPDAQGWSMAALVAILASFATAVAMLGLNRLKGIDPKAIVVHFAAVSLPFCLAAGLIFGSDQWKFATDINSLLSLLGTGVMATIGQYFLTLAFANGEASKVSIVGLSQVVFALILDVFWWNHSIDFVMILGILLILIPTGWVMWSNRPHRELRTASFDTAGVAKQEK, from the coding sequence ATGCCGTATATCTGGATGTTGACGGGGAGTTTTGCCTTCGCTCTGATGGCCACTTGTGTGCACCGGGCGGGAGAGTCGTACAGTTGGCCGATTGTCGCATTCTCGCGAAGCTTTTGCGTAATGATCTTCGCCGGCTTGGCTGTGTGGCTCGGCTCGGCCAAATTTGTCGTCATTGGCCCCCGCATGCTCTGGATTCGGAGTCTGGCGGGCTCTGCGAGTCTGGTCTGCACCTTCTTTGCCCTCACTCACATGCAGGTTGCTAACGCTCTGACGCTTACCAATACATTCCCGCTTTGGGTGGCCGTACTGAGCTGGCCGCTGCTTAGAAGATTGCCCCATTGGACGACTTGGGCAGCTCTCCTGCTGGCTGTGCTCGGGGTGCTGCTCGTTGAAAGGCCTGACGCTCAGGGGTGGTCTATGGCGGCACTGGTCGCCATCCTGGCTTCGTTTGCAACGGCAGTGGCGATGCTGGGGCTGAATCGTCTGAAAGGAATCGACCCGAAAGCGATAGTCGTGCACTTTGCGGCGGTGTCGTTACCCTTTTGTCTGGCAGCCGGTCTGATTTTCGGAAGCGATCAATGGAAGTTTGCCACTGATATCAACTCCCTGTTAAGTTTGCTCGGCACGGGAGTGATGGCCACCATCGGCCAATACTTTCTGACACTGGCTTTCGCTAACGGTGAGGCCAGCAAAGTATCCATCGTAGGACTATCTCAAGTCGTTTTTGCCTTAATTCTCGATGTTTTCTGGTGGAATCATTCGATCGATTTTGTCATGATCCTCGGGATCTTACTAATTTTGATCCCAACGGGCTGGGTGATGTGGTCTAACCGCCCGCACCGGGAATTGCGTACTGCCAGCTTCGATACTGCAGGTGTAGCTAAACAGGAGAAATGA
- the dacB gene encoding D-alanyl-D-alanine carboxypeptidase/D-alanyl-D-alanine endopeptidase, which translates to MRWMISAVILTLSISVSKSEDPLKERIEKLINSPEYQQASWGILAVDAVSGKEIYKLNSEKMFAPASTTKLFSCAAALVELGSQHTFETNVYQRGVAFSGILDGDLILVASGDPTMGGRNTPEGKMAFKNNDHTYANAGTLAGELTDTDPLLGLTELAKQIAATGIKEVAGEILIDDRLFDRSSSSGSGPNQVTPITINDNLVDILIAPGDKKGDSAKLTMRPQTDAVQMDAEVMTGDENLPPALTIFSDGPNRFRIRGRIPAKSKPKLVVYPVDDPVNYARTLFIECLRKQGVRVVASKFEAKRNNLPAKAGYDNLQKVATFKSLPLSELIKVTLKVSHNLYASTLPLLLAAKKNKTNLTAGLREEGKILSKLGVEISSISFAGGAGGMQADHTTPAATVDLLKAMAKHPESTTYYNCLPVIGVDGTLYDVLKPDSATKGKVRAKTGTLSWHDVMNDRTLLASKALAGDLETKSGKRLFIALFVNNVPLDKGATPSREGKMLAKICEAFYELAP; encoded by the coding sequence ATGCGTTGGATGATTTCGGCTGTGATCCTGACGCTCTCTATTTCGGTCTCCAAATCCGAGGATCCGCTCAAAGAGAGAATTGAGAAATTGATCAATTCTCCCGAGTATCAACAGGCCAGTTGGGGGATTTTGGCGGTGGATGCCGTCTCCGGTAAAGAAATCTACAAGTTGAACAGCGAAAAAATGTTCGCACCGGCCTCCACCACCAAGCTTTTCTCCTGTGCCGCCGCGCTGGTCGAACTCGGCTCTCAGCACACTTTCGAAACCAACGTCTATCAACGCGGCGTAGCCTTCAGCGGCATACTCGACGGCGATTTAATTTTGGTTGCTTCGGGCGACCCAACCATGGGGGGTCGAAATACCCCTGAAGGCAAAATGGCTTTCAAAAATAACGATCACACCTACGCAAATGCCGGAACGCTGGCCGGCGAATTGACCGACACCGATCCACTGCTGGGGCTCACCGAATTGGCCAAACAGATTGCGGCAACCGGCATCAAAGAAGTTGCTGGGGAAATCCTCATCGACGATCGCTTGTTCGATCGCAGTTCTTCCAGCGGTTCCGGACCGAATCAGGTCACGCCGATAACGATTAACGACAACCTCGTGGATATCCTGATTGCGCCGGGGGATAAGAAGGGGGACTCCGCCAAATTGACTATGCGACCGCAAACCGATGCGGTTCAGATGGACGCTGAGGTAATGACCGGGGATGAAAATCTTCCCCCCGCGCTAACCATCTTTTCGGACGGGCCAAACCGTTTCCGCATCCGGGGTCGGATTCCAGCCAAAAGTAAACCCAAACTGGTGGTTTATCCGGTCGATGATCCGGTGAATTATGCCCGAACGCTCTTCATCGAATGCCTGCGAAAGCAGGGGGTGAGGGTTGTCGCAAGCAAATTTGAGGCAAAACGTAACAATCTTCCAGCCAAAGCGGGTTACGATAATTTGCAGAAAGTGGCGACCTTCAAATCGCTCCCTCTTTCGGAGTTGATCAAGGTCACACTGAAGGTCAGCCATAATCTCTATGCCAGTACGCTCCCTTTACTGCTGGCCGCGAAGAAAAACAAAACCAACTTGACGGCCGGGCTGCGTGAAGAAGGCAAAATTCTCAGCAAATTGGGCGTAGAGATCTCCAGTATCAGCTTTGCCGGAGGAGCGGGCGGCATGCAGGCGGACCACACGACCCCGGCGGCCACAGTGGATCTCCTGAAGGCCATGGCCAAGCATCCCGAATCGACCACTTACTACAACTGCCTCCCTGTCATTGGTGTCGACGGCACTTTGTACGACGTGCTGAAACCGGATAGCGCCACCAAGGGCAAGGTGCGAGCGAAAACCGGTACTCTGAGCTGGCACGATGTGATGAACGATCGCACACTTCTAGCGAGTAAAGCCTTGGCGGGCGATCTGGAAACCAAGTCGGGCAAGCGTCTTTTCATCGCTCTGTTCGTGAACAACGTGCCGCTGGATAAGGGAGCCACGCCGAGTCGGGAGGGGAAGATGCTCGCTAAAATCTGCGAAGCCTTCTATGAACTGGCCCCATGA
- a CDS encoding co-chaperone GroES, whose amino-acid sequence MKLHPLGDKVVVKRFEAETKTTGGILLPDTAKDKPQRGEVISVGPGKLSKTGDRTPLQVKVGDKVLFTAWAGNEYKESGTGDEYLIMSEDEILAVL is encoded by the coding sequence ATGAAGTTGCATCCATTGGGTGATAAAGTTGTCGTGAAGCGCTTTGAGGCCGAAACGAAAACTACCGGCGGGATTCTTCTTCCCGATACCGCCAAGGACAAGCCCCAACGCGGCGAAGTCATTTCGGTCGGGCCGGGCAAATTGAGCAAAACTGGCGACAGAACCCCGCTGCAAGTGAAGGTGGGTGATAAAGTTCTCTTCACCGCTTGGGCCGGGAATGAATACAAGGAAAGCGGCACCGGCGATGAGTACCTCATCATGTCGGAAGATGAAATTCTGGCCGTACTTTAA
- the groL gene encoding chaperonin GroEL (60 kDa chaperone family; promotes refolding of misfolded polypeptides especially under stressful conditions; forms two stacked rings of heptamers to form a barrel-shaped 14mer; ends can be capped by GroES; misfolded proteins enter the barrel where they are refolded when GroES binds), which translates to MAAKQISFDAEAREAMKRGVSKLARAVKVTLGPKGRNVIIQKSFGSPTVTKDGVTVAREIDLPDAYENMGARMVREVASKTSDVAGDGTTTATVLAEAIYNEGLKAVVSGVNPMLMKRGIEKAVEDIVAKVKALAIPVKDQKDLENVASIAANNDRAIGTIIAEAMAKVGKDGVITVEEGKTTDTNHEFVEGMQFDRGYVSPYFVTNPETMEAELEDAYILVYEKKISSIRDLAPILEKVLQQGKPILILCEDVEGEALAALVVNKLRNPGAFKCAAVKAPGYGDRRKAMLEDIAILTGGKAIFEDLGIKLENIQISDLGRAKKVKIDKDNTTIIEGAGKKEAIKARVTMIQKELEKSTSDYDKEKLSERIAKLSGGVAKINVGGATESEVKEKKARVEDAMHATRAANQEGILPGGGVALLRCSEGLKPTGLSHDEVIGYNIVVRACKAPIKQIVDNSGTDGNIVAAKVLENTTATFGYDARNDKYCDMVKEGIIDPAKVVRSALQNAASVSTLLLTSDALVADAPKDDKKSPAGGGHDDMY; encoded by the coding sequence ATGGCAGCCAAGCAGATTTCGTTCGATGCCGAAGCCCGCGAAGCAATGAAGCGCGGCGTTTCCAAGTTGGCCCGTGCGGTCAAGGTCACCCTCGGCCCCAAGGGCCGTAACGTGATTATTCAGAAGAGCTTCGGTTCACCGACCGTCACCAAGGACGGCGTGACGGTTGCTCGAGAAATCGACCTTCCCGATGCCTATGAAAACATGGGCGCTCGCATGGTTCGCGAAGTGGCCAGCAAGACCAGCGATGTGGCTGGCGATGGTACCACCACCGCGACCGTTCTGGCCGAGGCCATCTACAACGAAGGTTTGAAGGCCGTGGTTTCCGGCGTGAACCCTATGCTGATGAAACGCGGTATTGAAAAGGCTGTCGAAGACATCGTTGCCAAGGTTAAGGCTCTGGCCATTCCCGTCAAGGATCAGAAGGATCTCGAAAACGTCGCCAGCATTGCCGCCAACAATGATCGCGCCATCGGCACCATCATTGCCGAAGCGATGGCCAAAGTCGGCAAAGACGGCGTCATCACCGTTGAAGAAGGCAAGACCACCGATACGAATCACGAATTCGTCGAAGGGATGCAGTTCGATCGCGGCTACGTCTCCCCGTACTTCGTGACCAATCCGGAAACGATGGAAGCCGAACTCGAAGACGCTTACATTCTCGTTTACGAAAAGAAGATCTCCAGCATTCGCGACCTGGCGCCTATCCTGGAAAAGGTTCTGCAGCAGGGCAAGCCGATTCTGATCCTCTGCGAAGATGTCGAAGGCGAAGCTCTGGCGGCTCTGGTCGTCAACAAGCTCCGCAACCCCGGTGCATTCAAGTGCGCCGCCGTCAAGGCTCCTGGCTACGGTGATCGCCGTAAGGCCATGCTCGAAGACATCGCCATCCTCACCGGTGGCAAGGCTATCTTCGAAGACCTGGGCATCAAGCTCGAAAACATTCAGATCTCCGATCTGGGCCGAGCCAAGAAGGTCAAGATCGACAAGGATAACACGACGATCATCGAAGGGGCGGGCAAGAAAGAAGCCATTAAGGCTCGCGTGACGATGATCCAGAAGGAACTGGAAAAGAGCACCAGCGACTACGACAAGGAAAAGCTCAGCGAGCGAATCGCCAAGCTCTCCGGTGGCGTGGCCAAGATCAACGTCGGCGGTGCGACCGAAAGCGAAGTCAAGGAGAAGAAAGCTCGCGTGGAAGACGCGATGCACGCGACCCGTGCAGCCAACCAAGAAGGCATTCTGCCCGGCGGTGGTGTGGCTCTCCTACGTTGCAGCGAAGGCCTCAAGCCGACCGGCCTAAGCCACGACGAAGTAATCGGTTACAACATCGTTGTTCGGGCCTGCAAGGCTCCGATCAAGCAGATCGTTGATAACTCGGGCACCGATGGCAACATCGTCGCCGCCAAGGTTCTGGAAAACACCACGGCTACCTTCGGCTACGACGCTCGCAATGACAAGTATTGCGACATGGTCAAGGAAGGGATTATCGACCCCGCCAAGGTCGTTCGATCCGCTCTCCAGAATGCAGCCTCGGTCAGCACCTTGCTGCTCACCAGCGACGCTCTGGTGGCCGATGCACCGAAGGACGATAAGAAGTCTCCCGCGGGCGGCGGCCACGACGACATGTACTAA
- the prfH gene encoding peptide chain release factor H: protein MSTWVQVTSGQGPSECEWVATRVVEVLIAEAGNAGLKAVELDLVPGTYAGLIQSALLVLEGDGLEAFLSKWIGTVQWIGQSPFRPAHKRKNWFVGVERLDPPAERNWSSNEIRVEVMRSSGPGGQHVNKTESAVRVTHLPTGLTAVAREERSQHRNRALAQARLAQLLETCNQEVLAGATRARWHIHQGVIRGNPVRVYQGPDFRRR, encoded by the coding sequence ATGAGCACCTGGGTGCAAGTCACTTCTGGCCAGGGACCGTCAGAGTGCGAATGGGTTGCAACTCGTGTTGTCGAAGTGCTAATTGCCGAGGCCGGCAACGCAGGACTGAAGGCGGTTGAACTGGACTTGGTGCCGGGAACATATGCGGGATTGATCCAATCGGCTTTGCTTGTACTGGAAGGCGATGGACTGGAAGCATTCCTTTCCAAATGGATCGGAACCGTTCAGTGGATCGGACAGAGCCCCTTCCGACCGGCTCATAAGCGGAAAAACTGGTTTGTCGGTGTAGAGCGACTCGATCCCCCCGCCGAGCGTAATTGGTCTTCTAACGAGATCCGAGTCGAGGTGATGCGTAGCTCGGGCCCCGGCGGCCAGCACGTCAACAAGACGGAAAGTGCCGTTCGGGTTACGCATTTGCCGACGGGTCTGACGGCAGTAGCACGTGAGGAACGCTCTCAGCATCGCAATCGAGCATTGGCCCAGGCCCGACTCGCCCAATTGCTCGAAACATGCAATCAGGAAGTTCTCGCCGGGGCCACCCGCGCCCGCTGGCATATCCACCAGGGCGTAATCCGTGGCAACCCTGTTCGTGTTTATCAGGGGCCAGACTTCCGGCGCCGATAA